From the genome of Anaplasma ovis str. Haibei, one region includes:
- a CDS encoding ATP-dependent DNA helicase RecG, translated as MIKTPKPAVGPCPDDKATTQKARIGIFSSIYDMPDVDNKKGEVLEKLCGGHRLIDVLLYAPHGYVDRTNTSLTEDSIGRIVTFVALVKQHIPPPPGKKSHGTPYRILLESEVGPVSLIFFNHSRGYLSNSLKVGCQCVVSGKLEEYRGALQLVHPDYATPKLDQMQEICILEPLYSVAKGFHSRIMHKLIQTFVQLLPDWQEWLRPDVLSQNSWHSWKKSVEGMHNPDSVHDVHLYKSRLAYDELLSYHAAMHFAKQSRATKGVAVKSCGAYRKLVEENLGFELTAGQKSAIEAITRDQESEKQMTVLLQGDVGSGKTVVALFAMLNAIEGGGQVALMVPTEILAEQHHSRINNTLSGLNICAELLTSKTKNKPLLKDRLLAGDICVLIGTHALFQESVQFRNLRLVVIDEQQRFGVLQRMRLAEKGESADMLFISATPIPRTLEQILYGNIDRVTLFERPRGRRPIHTSIIQISRIDEVCNRLQNAISEGHKAYWICPRIVNVEASEMASAEARFLSLKKIFNNSVGIAHGALPRTDRDKAIRAFHAGDIKILVATTVIEVGIDVPDATIIVIENPEKFGLSQLHQLRGRVGRSSRQSFCILLHGDIGRIAYRKLSVLRSSQDGFFIAEQDLLLRGGGDVLGYRQSGAVEFRFADPFDVRTVLRARSDALQMLKTTEGRVVACRLMEIFGYSLPEVHY; from the coding sequence ATGATCAAGACACCGAAGCCCGCAGTTGGTCCGTGCCCAGATGACAAAGCCACCACGCAGAAGGCGAGAATCGGGATATTCTCGAGCATATACGATATGCCTGATGTGGACAATAAGAAAGGCGAGGTGCTGGAAAAGCTATGCGGTGGGCATAGGCTGATAGACGTTCTGTTGTATGCTCCACATGGATATGTGGACAGGACCAATACTTCACTAACGGAAGATTCAATAGGGCGTATTGTGACTTTTGTGGCCCTGGTCAAGCAGCACATACCTCCTCCACCTGGTAAAAAATCTCACGGCACACCATATAGGATTTTATTAGAATCCGAAGTTGGGCCTGTGTCGCTAATCTTTTTCAATCACTCTAGGGGATACCTTAGCAATTCTCTGAAGGTTGGGTGCCAATGCGTGGTGAGTGGCAAGCTTGAAGAGTACCGTGGTGCGCTGCAGCTTGTTCATCCAGACTACGCAACCCCCAAGCTTGACCAGATGCAGGAAATCTGCATCCTAGAGCCGCTATATTCTGTAGCAAAGGGCTTTCATTCCAGGATAATGCACAAGCTTATACAAACTTTTGTGCAGTTGTTGCCTGACTGGCAGGAATGGCTTAGACCCGATGTACTGTCACAGAATTCATGGCACAGTTGGAAAAAAAGCGTGGAAGGCATGCACAATCCGGACAGCGTGCATGATGTGCACCTTTACAAGAGCAGGTTGGCATACGACGAGTTGCTCAGCTACCACGCGGCCATGCACTTTGCTAAACAGAGCCGCGCAACTAAGGGTGTTGCTGTAAAAAGTTGTGGGGCGTACCGCAAGTTGGTAGAGGAGAATTTGGGATTTGAGCTCACCGCTGGGCAAAAGTCTGCAATTGAGGCTATCACACGAGACCAGGAATCTGAAAAGCAGATGACCGTGCTGCTTCAGGGTGATGTGGGCAGCGGTAAAACAGTAGTTGCGCTGTTTGCTATGCTCAATGCTATAGAGGGTGGTGGCCAGGTTGCGTTAATGGTGCCTACGGAAATACTGGCTGAGCAACACCACTCCCGGATCAACAATACATTATCCGGTCTAAACATTTGTGCGGAGTTGTTAACCAGCAAAACAAAAAACAAACCACTGCTCAAAGATAGGCTACTTGCCGGAGATATATGCGTACTAATTGGGACACATGCCTTGTTTCAAGAGTCAGTACAATTTCGCAATTTGCGACTTGTAGTCATAGATGAGCAACAAAGGTTTGGTGTTTTGCAGAGAATGCGCCTGGCGGAAAAGGGAGAATCTGCGGACATGCTGTTCATCAGTGCCACACCAATCCCTCGCACTTTGGAGCAAATTCTGTACGGCAACATTGATAGGGTGACGCTTTTTGAGCGGCCACGGGGCAGGCGCCCAATCCATACTAGTATTATACAAATTAGTAGGATAGATGAAGTGTGTAACCGCCTACAAAATGCCATATCGGAAGGACACAAAGCGTATTGGATATGCCCGCGTATTGTTAATGTTGAAGCTTCTGAAATGGCTTCAGCAGAGGCAAGATTTCTGTCTCTGAAGAAGATATTTAACAATTCTGTTGGTATAGCGCACGGTGCGTTGCCGCGCACTGATAGGGACAAGGCGATTAGGGCATTTCACGCTGGAGACATAAAAATACTTGTGGCCACCACAGTTATTGAGGTAGGCATTGATGTTCCTGATGCTACAATCATTGTAATTGAAAACCCGGAAAAGTTCGGCTTATCGCAGTTGCACCAGCTCAGAGGCAGGGTAGGTCGCAGCAGCAGGCAGTCTTTCTGCATACTGCTGCATGGGGATATTGGTAGGATTGCATACCGCAAACTGAGTGTGTTGCGCAGTTCTCAGGATGGTTTCTTCATAGCGGAGCAGGACCTGCTGTTGCGAGGTGGCGGCGATGTTCTTGGGTACAGACAATCCGGTGCTGTGGAGTTCAGGTTTGCAGACCCCTTTGACGTTCGCACCGTACTGAGGGCGCGCTCTGATGCCTTGCAAATGCTGAAAACCACCGAAGGCAGGGTGGTGGCCTGTAGGTTGATGGAGATATTTGGATATTCTCTGCCGGAAGTGCACTACTAG
- a CDS encoding phosphopantothenoylcysteine decarboxylase, whose translation MNILLIISGSIAAYKSLDVARELKRRGHNLLCVLSKCGEKFVTPLSVTSLVGHYTYTESDFFSLQASMKHISLPRNSDLILVAPASANIIAKAAYGICDDLPSTILMCTRAPIVMAPAMNTVMWEAKATLRNLEILRQDNVQIIEPEAGVLACGEEGYGKMASVDTIISYVENMPNSAASTAAWD comes from the coding sequence ATGAACATACTGCTAATAATATCCGGCAGCATTGCAGCGTACAAGTCGCTAGATGTTGCAAGGGAACTAAAAAGAAGGGGCCACAACTTATTATGCGTCCTTAGTAAGTGCGGGGAAAAATTTGTCACTCCTTTGTCTGTCACATCGTTGGTCGGACACTATACCTATACAGAGAGCGACTTCTTCTCATTGCAGGCGAGTATGAAGCACATCTCGCTGCCGCGCAATTCTGACCTTATACTCGTTGCACCAGCAAGCGCCAACATAATTGCAAAAGCTGCATACGGCATTTGCGATGATTTACCATCAACAATTTTGATGTGCACAAGGGCACCAATTGTTATGGCACCTGCAATGAATACCGTAATGTGGGAAGCAAAAGCAACGTTGCGTAATCTGGAAATTCTAAGGCAAGATAACGTGCAGATCATAGAGCCAGAAGCCGGAGTTCTGGCATGTGGGGAAGAGGGATACGGGAAAATGGCAAGCGTGGACACCATAATCTCGTACGTAGAGAATATGCCCAATAGTGCGGCCAGCACGGCAGCGTGGGATTAG
- the mnmE gene encoding tRNA uridine-5-carboxymethylaminomethyl(34) synthesis GTPase MnmE, with protein MSRTDTIFALSTPMGKSGVAVIRISGCDALESMRLLGVKEQVCPRVATCRILYNKKRQPIDQAVVLYFPGPGSFTGEDVVELQIHGSLAVIRLLFAELQTVFRIADPGEFSLRAFLNGKIDLTRAEGLADLINSETEAQLRQAFAQSSGCLGRLYEEWRGNLIDILSDLEAYIDFPEDVSSQILNSVCARVEELRNSLEKHLDDGHRGERLRYGMRVAIIGKPNVGKSTLFNHLARRDMAIVSEYPGTTRDVLEAHVDIGGYPFIVVDTAGMRESTDFIEREGIMRAKSEAEIADIKIVLSSYGEADNLDVNEAIEQGDDGKTIYVLSKADNAQEGETRTIGERLFHLVSVHANLGVNSLLSALKERAVSSFPKSGDLLITSQRHRGHLQSAATVISEITNEMPAEIIAEYLRLATKEIGKITGAVYGDDILDNIFKRFCIGK; from the coding sequence GTGTCGCGGACTGATACGATCTTCGCTTTGTCAACGCCTATGGGCAAATCTGGGGTTGCGGTGATCAGAATATCTGGATGTGATGCTTTAGAGTCTATGCGGCTACTGGGCGTTAAAGAGCAGGTGTGTCCCAGAGTAGCCACGTGCAGGATCCTATATAACAAAAAACGGCAGCCGATAGATCAAGCTGTGGTACTGTATTTTCCCGGGCCAGGAAGCTTTACTGGTGAAGATGTTGTGGAACTTCAAATACACGGCAGCCTGGCGGTTATAAGATTGCTCTTTGCGGAGTTGCAAACGGTGTTTCGCATTGCTGATCCCGGGGAATTCTCATTAAGAGCGTTTTTGAATGGTAAAATTGATCTTACCAGAGCTGAAGGACTTGCTGATCTCATAAATTCTGAAACAGAAGCACAGCTGCGCCAGGCTTTTGCCCAGTCTTCAGGTTGCCTGGGGCGGCTGTATGAAGAGTGGCGCGGCAACCTTATCGATATACTTTCTGACCTAGAAGCTTATATCGATTTTCCTGAAGATGTCTCATCACAGATACTAAATAGTGTGTGCGCCAGGGTAGAAGAGCTGCGTAACTCTTTGGAGAAACACCTTGATGATGGCCATCGTGGGGAGAGGTTGCGGTATGGTATGAGGGTTGCAATTATTGGCAAGCCAAACGTGGGTAAATCCACACTTTTTAACCACCTTGCACGCAGAGATATGGCGATTGTCTCGGAGTATCCCGGCACTACGCGCGATGTACTGGAAGCGCATGTGGACATTGGTGGCTATCCGTTCATAGTTGTGGATACCGCAGGCATGCGTGAAAGTACAGATTTTATAGAGCGTGAGGGTATCATGCGCGCGAAATCGGAAGCGGAGATCGCCGACATCAAGATAGTATTATCCTCCTATGGCGAAGCAGACAATCTGGATGTGAATGAGGCAATTGAACAGGGTGATGATGGTAAAACCATCTACGTACTGAGCAAGGCTGATAACGCGCAAGAGGGAGAAACCAGGACTATAGGGGAAAGGCTGTTCCACTTAGTGTCTGTGCATGCTAACCTTGGGGTGAATAGCCTACTATCAGCGCTCAAGGAAAGAGCAGTAAGTAGTTTCCCTAAATCTGGAGACCTGCTAATAACTTCTCAGAGGCACAGAGGCCACCTACAAAGTGCGGCCACGGTAATTTCTGAAATTACAAACGAGATGCCCGCGGAGATTATTGCTGAATATCTCAGGTTAGCTACCAAGGAGATAGGTAAGATCACTGGTGCGGTATATGGGGATGACATTTTGGATAACATCTTCAAGAGATTCTGCATTGGAAAATAG